In the genome of Campylobacter concisus, one region contains:
- a CDS encoding argininosuccinate synthase, with amino-acid sequence MKKDVKKVVLAYSGGLDTSIILKWLQDEYNCEVVTFTADIGQGEELEPARKKALTLGVKPENIFIEDLREEFVRDYVFPMFRANAVYEGEYLLGTSIARPLIAKRQSEIARLVGADGVSHGATGKGNDQVRFELGYYALGDNLTIIAPWREWDLNSREKLLAYAEKNGIDITKKPGKSPYSMDANLLHISYEGLVLEDPSHAPEDDMWRWSVDPKNAPDKSEIIEIGYEKGDPVSINGKKMSPAEILTELNRLGAKHGIGRLDIVENRSVGMKSRGCYETPGGTIMLKAHRAIESITLDRGAAHLKDEIMPRYAELVYNGYWWSPERNMLQALIDKSQEHVNGSVKVELYKGNVTILGRSSKNDNLFSEAYCTFEEDSVYDQKDAAGFIKLNALRFIIARKNGRKFD; translated from the coding sequence ATGAAAAAAGACGTAAAAAAAGTGGTTTTAGCATACTCTGGCGGACTTGACACAAGTATCATTTTAAAATGGCTTCAAGATGAATATAACTGCGAAGTAGTCACATTTACAGCTGACATCGGACAAGGCGAGGAGCTAGAGCCTGCACGCAAAAAAGCCTTAACACTTGGTGTAAAGCCTGAAAATATTTTTATAGAAGATTTAAGAGAAGAATTTGTACGTGATTATGTGTTTCCAATGTTTAGAGCAAATGCAGTCTACGAGGGCGAGTATCTGCTTGGCACTTCGATAGCGCGCCCACTAATAGCAAAACGCCAAAGCGAGATCGCAAGACTTGTTGGTGCTGATGGCGTGAGCCACGGAGCAACAGGCAAAGGCAACGACCAAGTTCGCTTTGAGCTTGGATACTACGCGCTCGGCGACAACCTAACTATTATAGCTCCATGGCGCGAGTGGGATCTAAATAGCCGCGAAAAACTTTTGGCATACGCTGAGAAAAACGGCATAGATATCACTAAAAAACCAGGCAAGAGCCCATACTCAATGGACGCAAATTTACTTCACATAAGCTATGAAGGTCTAGTACTTGAAGATCCAAGTCACGCACCAGAAGATGATATGTGGAGATGGAGCGTAGACCCTAAAAATGCCCCAGATAAGAGCGAGATCATCGAGATCGGCTATGAAAAAGGCGATCCAGTTAGTATAAATGGCAAAAAAATGAGCCCAGCTGAAATTTTAACCGAGCTAAACCGCCTTGGCGCAAAACACGGCATCGGCAGACTTGACATCGTAGAGAACCGCTCAGTTGGTATGAAGAGCCGCGGCTGCTACGAAACACCTGGTGGCACGATAATGCTAAAAGCTCACCGCGCGATCGAGAGCATCACGCTTGACCGCGGCGCAGCTCACCTAAAAGATGAGATCATGCCAAGATACGCTGAGCTAGTTTACAATGGCTACTGGTGGTCACCTGAGCGAAATATGCTTCAAGCTCTCATCGACAAGAGTCAAGAGCACGTAAATGGCTCAGTTAAAGTTGAGCTTTATAAAGGCAATGTGACTATCCTTGGCAGAAGCAGTAAAAATGATAATCTATTTAGCGAGGCATACTGCACATTTGAAGAAGATAGCGTTTATGATCAAAAAGATGCAGCTGGATTTATCAAACTAAACGCGCTTCGCTTCATCATCGCACGCAAAAATGGGCGAAAATTTGACTAA
- a CDS encoding GspE/PulE family protein, which produces MNNLENLTLKTLEQLNKLNDEQILKIIEIKKINKKSLLAILLEENMLEEEIFFEILSDIYRRGHTDIDEISTSLQIDQKRFIQYVCDKFKITFFDLDDIDIDYRISEKLSTSQLKSYNAIPVKEDEISVYVAFKNPFDVIIQDKVQNLFNRKLLKVACADPAQIEKYINKIALNESIKDVITEIRKELSSSSSQGQSTESSGILKLIEIILKTSIQSRASDIHIEPTETNCIVRSRIDGMLSETFIFDKDIYPPMVSRMKLLSNMDIAERRRPQDGRFSAQILDKEYDFRISTLPILNGESIVLRILDKSKVIINIEDLGMHPDNFAKFKKSMKAPYGIILVTGPTGSGKTTTLYGALNDIKSVKTKIITVEDPVEYQLNMIQQVHVNEKAGLTFISALRSILRQDPDIIMIGEIRDQETLRIAIQAALTGHLVFSTLHTNDAISALPRMVDMGIEPYLVSGALVCIEAQRLVRKLCPYCKQKVTLSQKALDEIKKFLPEDYQFYKSIGCQHCSQTGYLGREMISEILSISDHIASIVANNTSKEELKKAAYDEGFIDMFHDGVIRAANGVTTIEEVYRVAKI; this is translated from the coding sequence ATGAATAATTTAGAAAATTTAACGCTAAAAACATTAGAGCAACTTAATAAACTAAATGATGAGCAAATTTTAAAGATTATAGAGATAAAAAAGATAAATAAAAAAAGTCTTTTGGCTATTTTGCTTGAAGAAAATATGCTAGAAGAAGAGATTTTTTTTGAAATTCTATCTGATATTTATAGAAGAGGACACACTGACATTGATGAAATTTCAACTAGCCTTCAGATAGATCAAAAGCGCTTCATTCAATATGTATGTGATAAATTTAAAATCACATTTTTTGATCTTGATGATATAGATATCGACTACCGTATCAGTGAAAAGCTAAGCACCTCGCAGCTAAAATCATATAATGCGATCCCTGTAAAAGAAGATGAGATAAGCGTTTATGTTGCTTTTAAAAATCCTTTTGATGTGATCATTCAGGATAAAGTTCAAAATTTATTTAACAGAAAGCTATTAAAAGTAGCTTGCGCCGATCCAGCCCAGATAGAAAAATATATAAACAAAATAGCTCTTAATGAAAGCATTAAAGACGTTATTACAGAGATCAGAAAAGAGCTTTCAAGCTCTAGTAGTCAAGGGCAAAGCACAGAAAGCTCTGGAATTTTAAAGCTAATTGAGATAATTTTAAAAACATCTATTCAAAGCAGAGCAAGCGATATTCACATCGAGCCAACCGAGACAAACTGTATCGTAAGAAGCAGAATAGATGGCATGCTAAGTGAGACATTTATATTTGATAAAGATATCTATCCGCCGATGGTAAGCCGAATGAAGCTACTTTCAAATATGGATATCGCGGAGCGCCGCCGCCCACAAGATGGTAGATTTTCAGCTCAAATTTTAGATAAAGAGTACGATTTCCGTATCTCTACACTACCTATTTTAAACGGCGAAAGCATAGTTTTAAGAATTTTGGACAAATCAAAAGTTATCATAAACATTGAAGACCTCGGTATGCATCCAGATAACTTTGCTAAATTTAAAAAGAGCATGAAAGCACCTTACGGCATCATCCTAGTTACTGGTCCGACAGGATCAGGAAAAACGACTACACTTTATGGTGCATTAAATGACATAAAAAGTGTAAAAACTAAGATTATTACCGTTGAAGATCCGGTCGAGTATCAGCTAAATATGATCCAACAAGTACATGTAAATGAGAAGGCTGGGCTTACTTTTATATCAGCTCTTCGCTCTATTTTAAGGCAAGATCCAGATATTATCATGATAGGTGAGATCAGAGATCAAGAGACGCTTAGGATCGCAATTCAAGCGGCACTAACTGGTCACTTGGTTTTTTCTACACTTCATACAAACGACGCTATTAGCGCTTTACCTCGTATGGTTGATATGGGTATTGAGCCATATCTAGTAAGTGGCGCACTAGTTTGCATCGAGGCTCAAAGGCTTGTAAGAAAGCTTTGTCCGTATTGCAAACAAAAAGTCACGCTATCTCAAAAAGCTCTTGACGAGATTAAGAAATTTCTTCCTGAAGATTATCAATTTTATAAAAGCATAGGTTGCCAACACTGCTCACAAACTGGATATCTAGGGCGTGAAATGATAAGCGAAATATTATCTATCAGCGATCATATAGCAAGTATCGTAGCAAATAACACTTCAAAAGAAGAGCTTAAAAAGGCCGCCTATGACGAAGGCTTTATAGATATGTTCCATGATGGCGTTATACGCGCAGCAAATGGTGTAACAACAATCGAAGAAGTATATAGAGTTGCCAAGATATGA
- a CDS encoding ATP-binding protein, with amino-acid sequence MNNKNIYTDIKDIFINEDEVADFVNLDNSITCYNKIVSALKKPLKLILFYGKPGSGKTFLLNKIASDLQKDKKLIFFPHPFFSEATFIEALCEDIYGNKLDNINNFESFVAHYSKEFKNKDEILQNQIVVILDEAQLYPTELIEKIRLMADTRLFKFLFTIHKTENEDVLAKDYFQTRIWESIELGSANTNEIIVYLQRKIGQKGYDKYLNFQKKDYNKAYELCCGNLRTLNKIMYKFYEICEYYEQNQPSKLSSEDSNIKILTMSALDTGIIHA; translated from the coding sequence ATGAATAACAAGAATATTTATACAGATATAAAAGATATCTTTATCAACGAAGACGAAGTAGCTGATTTTGTTAATCTAGATAACTCAATCACTTGTTACAATAAGATCGTCTCGGCTCTAAAAAAGCCATTAAAACTTATACTTTTTTATGGCAAGCCTGGCAGTGGAAAGACTTTTTTGCTAAACAAGATAGCCTCTGATCTTCAAAAGGATAAAAAATTAATTTTTTTCCCACATCCTTTTTTTAGCGAGGCTACATTTATAGAAGCTCTTTGTGAAGATATATACGGAAATAAACTTGATAATATAAATAATTTTGAAAGTTTTGTTGCACACTACTCAAAAGAATTTAAAAATAAAGATGAAATTTTACAAAATCAAATAGTCGTTATCTTGGATGAAGCACAACTTTATCCTACTGAATTGATCGAAAAAATAAGGCTAATGGCCGATACAAGATTATTTAAATTTCTATTTACGATTCATAAAACTGAAAATGAAGATGTGTTAGCAAAGGACTATTTTCAAACTAGAATTTGGGAGAGCATAGAGCTTGGAAGTGCAAACACGAATGAAATCATAGTTTATTTGCAAAGAAAAATAGGACAAAAAGGCTACGATAAATACCTAAATTTTCAGAAAAAAGACTATAACAAAGCCTATGAGCTTTGTTGCGGAAATCTACGCACACTAAATAAAATTATGTATAAATTTTATGAAATTTGTGAATATTACGAACAAAATCAGCCATCAAAATTAAGTAGCGAGGACTCAAATATTAAAATTTTGACAATGTCTGCACTTGATACAGGAATAATTCATGCTTGA
- the hslV gene encoding ATP-dependent protease subunit HslV translates to MFHATTILAYKGKNKAVIGGDGQVSFGNTVLKGNAVKIRKIHNGKVLAGFAGSTADAFNLFDMFEKNLEHTKGDLLKAVIEFSKEWRKDKYLRKLEAMMLVLDRDKIFLLSGTGDVVEPEDGKIAAIGSGGNYALSAARALDKFADIDEEELVKESLKIAGEICIYTNTNIKTYVLE, encoded by the coding sequence ATGTTTCATGCGACAACCATCTTAGCCTACAAAGGCAAAAATAAAGCGGTCATCGGCGGTGACGGACAAGTGAGCTTTGGCAATACTGTCTTAAAAGGCAATGCCGTAAAAATTCGCAAAATTCACAACGGCAAAGTTCTAGCTGGTTTTGCTGGTAGCACTGCTGACGCGTTTAATCTTTTTGATATGTTTGAGAAAAATTTAGAGCATACAAAGGGCGATTTGCTAAAGGCGGTTATAGAATTTAGCAAAGAGTGGCGCAAAGACAAGTATCTAAGAAAGCTTGAAGCGATGATGCTTGTGCTTGATAGGGATAAAATTTTCTTACTTAGTGGCACTGGAGATGTTGTTGAGCCAGAAGATGGCAAGATAGCAGCTATTGGAAGTGGTGGCAACTACGCACTTTCAGCGGCCCGTGCCTTAGATAAATTTGCCGATATCGACGAAGAAGAGCTAGTCAAAGAGAGCCTCAAGATCGCCGGCGAAATTTGCATCTATACAAATACAAACATCAAAACTTATGTTTTAGAATAA
- the hslU gene encoding HslU--HslV peptidase ATPase subunit, which produces MNLTPREIVKFLDDYVIGQKDAKKIIAIALRNRYRRMKLEKSLQDDIMPKNILMIGSTGVGKTEIARRLSKMMGLPFIKVEASKYTEVGFVGRDVESMVRDLAMASYNLVKNEQSEKNQDEINAYIEKKIVSKLLPPLPKGASEEKQAEYAKSYEKILNRLRNGELDELSIEIEVQQNPLEAGSNVPPDMAQMQESFIKIIGIGGKNIKKEMKVKDAKKALQSEANDKILDIESIKTEALRRAENEGIIFIDEIDKVAVGSGSSNRQDPSKEGVQRDLLPIVEGSNVNTKFGNLKTDHILFIAAGAFHISKPSDLIPELQGRFPLRVELDSLDEDALYQILTQPKNSLLKQYIALLSAENVELEFDDEAIKEIARIAHAANEKMEDIGARRLHTVIERVIEDISFEASEKSGEKINVTKELVKERLKDVVEDQDLARYIL; this is translated from the coding sequence ATGAACTTAACACCAAGAGAAATTGTTAAATTTTTAGATGACTATGTGATTGGTCAAAAGGATGCCAAAAAGATAATAGCGATCGCGCTTCGCAACCGCTACCGCCGCATGAAGCTTGAAAAAAGCCTGCAAGATGACATCATGCCAAAAAATATCTTGATGATCGGCTCAACTGGCGTTGGCAAAACTGAGATCGCAAGGCGTCTTTCAAAGATGATGGGACTGCCTTTTATTAAGGTCGAGGCTAGTAAGTATACTGAGGTTGGTTTTGTTGGTCGTGACGTTGAGAGCATGGTAAGAGATCTTGCTATGGCATCATATAACCTCGTAAAAAACGAGCAAAGCGAGAAAAACCAAGATGAGATCAACGCCTACATCGAAAAAAAGATCGTCTCAAAACTTTTGCCACCACTTCCAAAAGGTGCTAGCGAAGAGAAGCAAGCAGAGTACGCAAAGAGCTATGAAAAGATTCTAAATAGGCTAAGAAACGGCGAGCTTGATGAGCTAAGCATCGAGATAGAGGTGCAGCAAAACCCGCTTGAGGCTGGCTCAAACGTGCCACCTGATATGGCGCAGATGCAAGAGAGCTTTATAAAGATAATTGGCATCGGCGGTAAAAACATCAAAAAAGAGATGAAGGTAAAAGACGCTAAAAAAGCCCTTCAAAGCGAAGCAAATGATAAAATTTTAGACATTGAGAGTATAAAAACCGAGGCTTTAAGAAGGGCTGAAAACGAAGGCATCATCTTTATAGACGAGATCGACAAAGTAGCCGTTGGCTCAGGTAGCTCAAATAGACAAGATCCTAGCAAAGAAGGCGTGCAAAGAGACTTGCTGCCTATCGTTGAGGGCTCAAATGTAAATACAAAATTTGGAAATTTAAAGACAGATCATATTTTATTTATTGCTGCTGGTGCCTTTCATATAAGCAAACCAAGCGATCTCATCCCTGAGCTTCAAGGCCGTTTTCCACTAAGAGTAGAGCTTGATAGCCTTGATGAGGACGCGCTTTATCAAATTTTAACTCAGCCAAAAAATTCGCTTTTAAAACAATATATCGCCCTACTTTCAGCCGAAAATGTCGAGCTAGAATTTGACGATGAAGCAATAAAAGAGATAGCTAGGATCGCTCACGCAGCAAATGAAAAGATGGAAGATATCGGCGCTAGACGCCTTCATACGGTGATCGAGCGCGTGATAGAAGATATCAGCTTTGAGGCTAGCGAAAAGAGCGGCGAGAAGATAAATGTGACAAAAGAGCTTGTAAAAGAGCGTCTAAAAGACGTGGTCGAAGATCAAGATCTAGCGAGGTATATACTTTGA
- a CDS encoding C4-dicarboxylate ABC transporter, whose amino-acid sequence MLKLRKINDNPIVTLDPYEYEGFRFSNSNVDTLNLSKNILKRDFFISYIEYKDIITATINISRTIDDEDIENNISIKIYEELSLDPAIDYKIVYFESNVEKEDRIFNVFIATNETINKIFKNISKRVPFIDYVVVEPLLYSAIYKKGLLPSTQSDCFLTFRADEAFISIYVNGEYLTSRGLRYTLNYLKDKFIEQSGERVSLESFLDILKTRGLLDSNEEGFSYDLNTVFEDYIFYVNDTINVVNRIYSINIKNIYIDCDYKIERFEKFINTKLGTNATKLNTSTVINSKNLAISERYNMMALYANFYKKEAFNADFNFSNLLRPDPFTKRKSGKFILTCAAAFCLSMSYPLYNYIAGSILETDSQRLSDELDVLNAQAAQIRSTLERLKKEQNDIKGLTDKEEEKLNFRKGLLQEIENKKDHYVMKGLNLFEITDMINNNSIFITNIKNNDKNLTVTVVSDNEKRITQLIKDISKMPKYSVNTKKIKEDRQNNEYESNISIEIRQ is encoded by the coding sequence ATGTTAAAGCTTAGAAAAATTAACGATAATCCAATCGTTACGCTAGATCCTTATGAATATGAAGGTTTTAGATTTTCTAATAGCAATGTCGATACGCTAAATCTCTCAAAGAATATTCTAAAAAGAGACTTCTTTATATCTTACATCGAGTACAAAGATATAATAACAGCTACCATAAATATCTCAAGAACAATAGATGATGAGGATATTGAGAACAATATCTCAATAAAAATTTACGAAGAGCTCTCTCTTGATCCTGCAATTGACTATAAAATAGTTTATTTTGAAAGCAATGTTGAAAAAGAAGATAGAATTTTTAATGTTTTTATTGCTACAAATGAAACGATAAATAAAATTTTTAAAAATATTTCTAAAAGAGTACCTTTTATAGATTATGTCGTTGTAGAGCCGCTTTTATATAGTGCTATATATAAAAAAGGCTTACTTCCTAGCACTCAGAGTGATTGTTTTTTGACATTTAGGGCCGATGAAGCATTTATAAGCATTTATGTAAATGGAGAATACCTTACATCAAGAGGTTTAAGATACACACTAAATTATCTAAAAGATAAATTTATAGAGCAAAGTGGCGAAAGAGTAAGCCTAGAAAGCTTTTTGGATATCCTGAAAACAAGAGGACTTTTAGATAGCAATGAAGAAGGCTTTAGCTACGATCTAAATACTGTTTTTGAGGACTACATATTTTACGTAAATGACACGATAAATGTTGTCAATAGAATCTATAGCATAAATATAAAAAATATCTATATTGACTGTGACTATAAAATAGAGCGTTTTGAAAAATTTATCAATACAAAACTTGGAACAAATGCTACGAAATTAAATACAAGCACTGTAATAAATTCTAAAAATTTAGCCATTAGCGAACGGTATAATATGATGGCTTTGTATGCAAATTTTTATAAAAAAGAGGCCTTTAATGCCGATTTTAACTTCTCAAATTTGCTTAGACCTGATCCATTCACAAAAAGAAAAAGTGGTAAATTTATACTGACATGTGCTGCTGCTTTTTGCCTAAGCATGTCCTATCCACTTTATAATTATATAGCTGGTAGTATTTTAGAAACAGATTCGCAAAGACTAAGCGATGAGCTTGATGTTCTTAATGCACAAGCAGCACAAATAAGAAGTACTCTTGAAAGACTAAAAAAAGAGCAAAATGATATAAAAGGATTAACTGATAAAGAGGAAGAGAAGTTAAATTTTAGAAAAGGGTTGCTTCAAGAAATTGAAAACAAAAAAGATCACTACGTAATGAAAGGTTTAAATCTTTTTGAAATTACAGATATGATAAACAACAATAGCATTTTTATAACAAATATTAAAAACAACGATAAAAATTTAACAGTAACAGTTGTTAGCGATAATGAAAAAAGGATTACGCAGCTAATAAAAGATATTAGCAAGATGCCTAAATATTCAGTAAATACAAAAAAAATTAAAGAAGATAGGCAAAACAACGAGTATGAAAGTAATATAAGTATAGAGATTAGACAATGA
- the mshL gene encoding pilus (MSHA type) biogenesis protein MshL, translated as MLRLKLNKILIIGGLICLNMNYASANESSCLSKNFNMKISDDVALVDVLNQLSEMCNFSIVAKDTYSKTELKDKVFGVNIRNMSLSEVFDLLLSEKNLSYEFSNNVLKISSLKTQIFKLDYITSIREGTAVTQASVDATPSEISSGSSSSDNSQDDSSQGSSNLIKTTERFDFWEKLDAELKAILNNSSEHITAPDPIINQNAGLITVTATPSQLKRVEKYIDEMQKRLKKQVIIDVSIISVELNNEYKQGVDWSKFELGFNTYIGNSRNNPSSSATWTNKGNSLSDGFGRTLNIAANLNFSLDGMINFLETNGKTKVISSPKVTTLNNQQALISVGDNINYRVQQKTDNGNSNSDRLTTTYKQYSVFIGILLNLLPEVSDNNKIMLRINPSLSNFKYAEDDTRQNALREIAPDTVQKKLSTVVQVDSGDTIILGGLIGQTKGKNNTSVPLLSDIPLIGGVFKSTRDNIKTTELIFVITPHVVDFDKKKPLNQSLKDLGFSKTIYE; from the coding sequence ATGTTGAGATTAAAATTAAATAAAATATTAATAATAGGTGGACTCATTTGCTTGAATATGAATTATGCTAGTGCCAATGAAAGTAGTTGTTTAAGTAAGAATTTTAATATGAAAATTTCAGATGATGTTGCGCTAGTAGATGTGTTAAATCAGCTTTCAGAGATGTGTAACTTTAGTATTGTTGCAAAGGACACTTATAGCAAGACAGAGCTAAAAGATAAAGTTTTTGGCGTTAATATCAGAAATATGAGTCTTAGCGAAGTTTTTGACCTGCTTTTAAGTGAGAAAAATTTAAGCTACGAGTTTTCAAATAATGTATTAAAAATTTCATCTTTAAAAACTCAAATTTTTAAACTAGATTATATAACTTCTATTAGAGAAGGAACTGCTGTCACCCAAGCTTCGGTGGATGCCACTCCATCTGAAATTTCTAGTGGTTCAAGTAGTAGCGATAATTCCCAAGATGATAGTTCTCAAGGCTCAAGCAACCTTATAAAAACTACTGAGAGGTTTGACTTTTGGGAAAAACTAGATGCTGAACTCAAAGCTATTTTAAATAATAGTAGTGAACATATCACAGCGCCTGATCCTATCATAAATCAAAATGCGGGCCTTATCACTGTTACGGCTACTCCTTCTCAACTTAAGCGTGTCGAGAAATATATAGATGAAATGCAAAAAAGACTAAAAAAACAAGTAATTATTGATGTTTCTATTATTTCAGTTGAATTAAATAATGAATACAAACAAGGCGTTGACTGGAGTAAATTTGAACTTGGATTTAATACATACATTGGTAATTCAAGAAACAATCCGAGCTCAAGTGCAACTTGGACAAATAAAGGCAATAGCCTAAGCGATGGATTTGGACGTACATTAAATATCGCAGCTAATTTAAATTTTAGCCTTGATGGAATGATAAATTTTCTTGAAACAAATGGAAAGACAAAGGTTATATCAAGTCCAAAAGTAACAACACTTAATAATCAGCAAGCTCTAATCTCAGTTGGTGATAACATAAACTACCGTGTTCAACAAAAAACCGATAATGGAAACAGCAATAGTGATAGGCTAACAACTACTTATAAACAATACTCTGTTTTTATAGGCATATTATTAAATTTACTACCAGAAGTCTCTGATAATAATAAAATCATGCTTAGAATCAATCCATCGCTTAGTAACTTTAAATACGCTGAAGACGACACAAGACAAAATGCGTTAAGAGAGATTGCTCCAGATACAGTGCAAAAGAAGCTTTCAACTGTTGTTCAAGTTGATAGCGGTGATACTATTATTCTTGGTGGATTAATAGGTCAGACAAAGGGTAAAAACAATACTTCCGTACCTCTTCTTTCTGATATCCCACTTATAGGTGGTGTCTTTAAAAGCACAAGAGACAATATAAAAACAACAGAACTTATCTTTGTCATCACTCCTCATGTAGTTGATTTTGACAAAAAAAAGCCACTTAATCAATCATTAAAAGACTTAGGTTTTTCTAAAACGATCTATGAATAA
- the rplI gene encoding 50S ribosomal protein L9, whose amino-acid sequence MKVLLIKDVKALGKAGEIKEVKDGYGNNFLIGKGFAKAATPDVLRQYEAAQKRKAEELKYEIANLEKLKEELEKVTVVIKKTLGANGSLFGSVSKEEIAAELEKTHHLVVEKKAIDMDTHLKAVGLYDVHVKLGHSINASLKVDVQGE is encoded by the coding sequence ATGAAAGTACTACTAATAAAAGATGTAAAGGCGCTTGGTAAAGCTGGCGAGATAAAAGAGGTAAAAGACGGCTACGGCAACAACTTTTTAATCGGCAAAGGCTTTGCAAAAGCAGCTACTCCAGACGTTCTTCGCCAATATGAAGCAGCTCAAAAAAGAAAGGCCGAAGAGCTAAAATATGAGATCGCAAATTTAGAAAAGCTTAAAGAAGAGCTTGAAAAAGTGACAGTCGTCATCAAGAAAACTCTTGGTGCAAATGGCTCGCTTTTTGGCTCAGTTTCAAAAGAAGAGATCGCAGCAGAGCTTGAAAAAACGCATCATTTAGTTGTTGAGAAAAAAGCGATCGACATGGACACTCACCTAAAAGCAGTTGGCCTTTATGACGTTCATGTAAAGCTTGGACACTCGATAAATGCGAGCTTGAAGGTTGATGTGCAAGGAGAGTAG
- a CDS encoding pilus assembly protein PilO — protein MRQDVLSKIDKYFDAKKQSETNIIFLGSALIIIYIVYMLCFDPSQDFYDERFNAHTKISNDLSRTRDYLRSTSSPSGDKNFKINEESKILETLKGKYSSVLKFNAHFDSKLKELSFLLFNDQNWANFLDNIVSLAKQNNIKILELKSDIKEPNFQKIEQILNIDLTFLGGFKDMLSYINGLEESKLVVDLHKMDVNSTQKELGAKISISVWGMKY, from the coding sequence ATGAGACAAGATGTTTTAAGTAAAATAGATAAGTATTTTGATGCAAAAAAACAAAGCGAAACAAATATAATTTTTTTGGGTTCAGCTTTAATCATTATTTATATTGTTTATATGCTTTGCTTTGATCCGTCGCAAGATTTTTATGATGAAAGATTTAATGCGCATACTAAAATCAGCAACGATCTTTCAAGAACAAGAGATTATTTAAGATCGACTAGCTCACCTAGTGGGGATAAAAATTTTAAAATAAATGAAGAGTCAAAAATACTTGAAACGCTTAAAGGCAAATACTCTAGTGTTTTAAAATTTAATGCTCATTTTGACTCAAAGCTAAAAGAACTATCGTTTTTATTATTTAACGATCAAAATTGGGCAAATTTTTTAGATAACATCGTATCTTTAGCAAAGCAAAATAATATAAAAATTTTAGAATTAAAAAGTGATATAAAAGAGCCAAATTTCCAAAAAATTGAGCAAATTTTAAATATTGACTTGACATTTTTGGGAGGTTTTAAAGATATGCTTTCATATATAAATGGCCTTGAAGAATCAAAGCTAGTAGTTGATCTTCATAAAATGGATGTAAATTCTACCCAAAAAGAGCTTGGCGCTAAGATCTCAATATCTGTTTGGGGGATGAAATACTAA
- the era gene encoding GTPase Era has product MKSGFVSIIGRTNAGKSSFLNALLNEKIAIVSHKQNATRRKINGIVMNGEDQIIFTDTPGLHESTKAINQLLISQAIKSMGDCDLIVFLVPIHDDTSDYEKFLALNPEKPHILVLTKVDESSNAKVLEKITQYQKFQDKFASLLTFSTKQPTYKKPLLDEICKLLPEHEYFYDPEFLTPTNEKEIFREFILEAIYENLSDEIPYLSDAIIKSVKEKTGITEIYASIITEREIHKSMIIGRNGETIKRIGIFARKLIQNLTGSKVFLKLDVIVKKGWSKEEKSLNKIIGY; this is encoded by the coding sequence TTGAAATCAGGCTTTGTTAGCATCATAGGGCGCACAAATGCTGGCAAAAGCTCGTTTTTAAATGCTTTGTTAAACGAAAAGATCGCCATCGTCTCGCACAAACAAAATGCAACTCGCAGAAAGATAAATGGTATCGTAATGAACGGTGAAGATCAAATCATCTTCACCGACACACCTGGACTTCACGAGAGCACAAAGGCGATAAATCAACTACTAATTAGCCAAGCCATAAAATCGATGGGAGACTGCGATCTCATCGTATTTTTAGTGCCTATTCATGATGACACAAGCGACTATGAGAAATTTCTAGCACTAAATCCTGAAAAACCACACATCTTAGTGCTAACAAAAGTCGATGAGAGCTCAAATGCGAAAGTCTTAGAAAAGATCACCCAATATCAAAAATTTCAAGATAAATTTGCATCTTTGCTTACCTTTAGTACCAAGCAGCCAACCTATAAAAAGCCGCTTCTTGATGAAATTTGCAAGCTTTTGCCAGAGCATGAGTATTTTTACGATCCAGAATTTCTCACGCCGACAAACGAGAAGGAAATTTTTAGAGAATTTATACTTGAAGCGATCTATGAAAATTTAAGTGATGAGATCCCATATCTTAGCGATGCGATCATAAAAAGCGTAAAAGAAAAAACAGGCATAACTGAAATTTATGCGAGCATCATCACTGAGCGCGAAATTCACAAAAGTATGATCATCGGTAGGAATGGTGAAACGATAAAACGAATAGGAATTTTTGCAAGAAAGTTAATACAAAATTTAACCGGATCAAAGGTCTTTTTGAAACTCGATGTAATCGTTAAAAAAGGCTGGAGTAAAGAAGAAAAGAGCCTTAATAAAATAATTGGATATTGA